The Pasteuria penetrans genome segment CCCTGGTGGTTGAAGGGAGAACGAATTGATCCCCATGAGGACAAATGTATGGGTTGAATTTGTTACACTCTTTTTCTCTGCTAAGGTGGAATTCCCCTTGTTTTTCTCTGCAACTGCAGGGGATTTGATGGTGTGGTATGTTCTCGCCAAGGATAGGGAAAAGGGTGGTCTGTCCAGAGAATGCACGGATGGTTAGGAAATATGGGTCTCCCTGTTCTGTTTTTTTCGCTTCATTTTTTATAAACCCCCATATGAATATGGGTAATACGGTGTGGGAATCTGTATGGGACCGTTATGGACCAGTTTGTCCCCATAGGCCCCCTCCTTTGTTTATGGGGTTTTCCAGACAGTGGGCGATAGGATGGATGAGGATTTTTTATGTGTTTATTTTTATACACAAATTTTTATTTTTATTATTAATTTATTCATTATATTTTATACTTTTTATAAATTATATATATGACGATTCCTCACAAGGTACCACTGTAAAATAGGCTTTTTTCTTTTTGGATTTCCAGCACCTTGTCCTGATTCCATCATATTATAGGGTTAACTGGTCCCTGATCCTCAATGCTCCATGCGCTCGAGTAAGGAAGGGTGCATTTTTTTGAGCAATCATAGAGGCAAGCCGTTGTTGACGAATCGGGAGCGCGAAGTGTTTGAGCTTCTCGTTCAGGATAAGACAACAAAGGAAATAGCTCAAAAGTTGTTTATCAGTGAAAAAACCGTCCGTAATCACATTTCAAACGTAATGCAAAAGTTAAATGTGAAGGGTCGTTCGCAGGCTGTGGTGGAGTTGATTCGTTTAGAGGAACTAGAGATTTAGTTCCTCTAGTTTTTTATGAAGGACAATGGTGCTAGAAAATTATCCTATGGTTCATATCTTATGTGTAAACTATTTAATTCCTAAATTTTTAATTTATATTAGACAATAAATGATATCATAGGGTAAAAGATGACATGTCTGGAATGATGGTTGCTATTGTCACCATTTTAATGTTTGTTGTGATTCACACATATATTGTGAATTTTTTTATATTATATAAAAAATTTAATTATTTTAGACATTCTATGTTTGAACAAGAATGTTTCAAACCCATACTACAAAAATTATGTATTTTTTATAAATTTTAACAAAATGGCGTTGACATATATGGGGAAACCACCGATCGGGGATGGGGATGATGATTTTTTATCTGGGGAAACATCCGGGTGAAATTGATTAGTATTGGTTTGTAGATAACTAATTTTGTGATGTATAAGCATGGATTTTAATATTATTTCAGTAATAATTAATAAATTTAGCTATTTTATAATATATTATTAATATAGGTAACATGATATTGCAATCATTCTTAATTTTACATTTAACTTCCGTTTTTTTATATATAAATAAAAAAATAAAAAATATATGTTTTATATAGAACGGAATGTCTCATTATTATAGGATTTACTTATTTTACGGATTATTCTGGATGTTCGGGTGCCTATCGAATGAATGGGATCCTTTAGGGGGATACAGTGGGCACAGAGGGGATAAGGATATGAATAGATAACTATTTATACTTATTCGCAAAATTAATCTATTTATTTTTATTATAATATTATTTTTTATTTTCCGTCACGTTCTTATGGTTTTGCCATACTATGGTTTCAAATATTCCCTAAGTTCATCATGATTTCTGCCCGGTATCCATCCGATTGATGTCTCTATATTATGCGAAAGAGGTTTATCACCTCCCGACCCTTCCGCTGTATTTTATACTACAATTTCAATTTATTAATAATTTGAATTTTTAAATATATAAGATATAAGTATAATAATAAGTAATTAACTCATATAACATATAGTAATTGACTATTAAATAAAATATTAATGGGAGATGACCTTGCCTTGAATTCCTTGTATGGAGAAAACGATAGTATTATTAGTAAATCAAATAAATTATTAAGGTACAAAATAGAAAATTTAAGGAATAATGTTAGCAAATGGTTGGAAAAACTCAATTTAAATAAAAAAGTAAGTCACAGTGATAAGAGAAAGTTCATGGATAAACTAATTTCAAAATTTATCAAGGAGAATCCGGGAAGCGAGAATGCAGAGGATTTTGCTCGGCTTGTTTCCGATAAAAACGACCAGGATGTAGATGCTTGCCTATGTGAAATGTTTGTCGCAGGGGTAAAGGAATTGGACTCTTTCCAAATAACAGGACCAACCGGACCCGTAGGTGACACAGGACCAACCGGTCCAACAGGTGACACAGGGCCAACCGGACCCGTAGGTGACACAGGACCAGCCGGACCCGTAGGTGACACAGGACCAGCCGGACCCGTAGGTGACACAGGACCAGCTGGACCCGTAGGTGACACAGGACCAGCCGGACCCGTAGGTGACACAGGACCAGCTGGACCCGTAGGTGACACAGGACCAACCGGACCCGTAGGTGACACAGGGCCAGCCGGACCCGTAGGTGACACAGGACCAGCTGGACCCGTAGGTGACACAGGGCCAACCGGATCCGTAGGTGACACAGGACCAACCGGACCCGTAGGTGACACAGGGCCAACCGGATCCGTAGGTGACACAGGACCAGCCGGACCCGTAGGTGACACAGGGCCAGCCGGACCTGTAGGTGACACAGGACCAGCTGGACCCGTAGGTGACACAGGGCCAACCGGATCCGTAGGTGACACAGGACCAGCCGGACCCGTAGGTGACACAGGGCCAACCGGACCCGTAGGTGACACAGGACCAGCTGGACCCGTAGGTGACACAGGGCCAACCGGATCCGTAGGTGACACAGGACCAGCCGGACCCGTAGGTGACACAGGACCAGCTGGACCCGTAGGTGACACAGGACCAGCCGGACCAGTGGGTGACACAGGACCAGCCGGACCCGTAGGTGACACAGGGCCAGTGGGTGACACAGGGCCAACCGGGTCCGTAGGTGACACAGGACCAGCCGGACCCGTAGGTGACACAGGGCCAGTGGGTGACACAGGGCCAACCGGGTCCGTAGGTGACACAGGGCCAGTAGGTCCAGTAGGTGACACAGGACCAGCCGGACCCGTAGGTGACACGGGGCCAGTAGGTCCAGTAGGTGACACAGGACCAGCTGGACCCGTAGGTGACACAGGACCAACCGGACCCGTAGGTGACACAGGGCCAGCCGGACCCGTAGGTGACACAGGACCAGCTGGACCCGTAGGTGACACAGGGCCAACCGGATCCGTAGGTGACACAGGACCAACCGGACCCGTAGGTGACACAGGGCCAACCGGATCCGTAGGTGACACAGGACCAGCCGGACCCGTAGGTGACACAGGGCCAGCCGGACCCGTAGGTGACACAGGACCAGCTGGACCCGTAGGTGACACAGGGCCAACCGGATCCGTAGGTGACACAGGACCAGCCGGACCCGTAGGTGACACAGGGCCAACCGGACCCGTAGGTGACACAGGACCAGCTGGACCCGTAGGTGACACAGGGCCAACCGGATCCGTAGGTGACACAGGACCAGCCGGACCCGTAGGTGACACAGGACCAGCTGGACCCGTAGGTGACACAGGACCAGCCGGACCAGTGGGTGACACAGGACTAGCCGGACCCGTAGGTGACACAGGGCCAGTGGGTGACACAGGGCCAACCGGGTCCGTAGGTGACACAGGGCCAGTAGGTCCAGTAGGTGACACAGGACCAGCCGGACCCGTAGGTGACACAGGGCCAGTAGGTGACACAGGACCAGCCGGACCCGTAGGTGACACAGGGCCAGTAGGTGACACAGGGCCAGTAGGTGACACAGGACCAGCCGGACCCGTAGGTGACACAGGGCCAACCGGATCCGTAGGTGACACAGGGCCAACCGGATCCGTAGGTGACACAGGACCAGCCGGACCCGTAGGTGACACAGGACCAACCGGATCCGTAGGTGACACAGGGCCAACCGGACCCGTAGGTGACACAGGACCAGTAGGTGACACAGGGCCAGTAGGGCCAGTAGGTGACACAGGACCAGTAGGTGACACAGGGCCAGTAGGTGACACAGGACCAGCCGGACCCGTAGGTGACACAGGACCGACCGGATCCGTAGGTGACACAGGGCCAACCGGACCCGTAGGTGACACAGGACCAACCGGACCCGTAGGTGACACAGGGCCAACCGGATCCGTAGGTGACACAGGACCAACCGGATCCGTAGGTGACACAGGGCCAACCGGACCCGTAGGTGACACAGGACCAGTAGGTGACACAGGGCCAGTAGGGCCAGTAGGTGACACAGGACCAGTAGGTGACACAGGGCCAGTAGGTGACACAGGACCAGCCGGACCCGTAGGTGACACAGGACCGACCGGACCCGTAGGTGACACAGGGCCAACCGGACCCGTAGGTGACACAGGACCAACCGGACCCGTAGGTGACACAGGGCCAGCCGGACCCGTAGGTGACACAGGACCAACCGGACCCGTAGGTGACACAGGGCCAGCCGGACCCGTAGGTGACACAGGACCAACCGGACCCGTAGGTGACACAGGGCCAACCGGACCCGTAGGTGACACAGGGCCAGTAGGTGACACAGGACCAGCCGGACCCGTAGGTGACACAGGACCGACCGGATCCGTAGGTGACACAGGGCCAACCGGACCCGTAGGTGACACAGGACCAACCGGACCCGTAGGTGACACAGGGCCAACCGGATCCGTAGGTGACACAGGACCAACCGGATCCGTAGGTGACACAGGGCCAACCGGACCCGTAGGTGACACAGGACCAGTAGGTGACACAGGGCCAGTGGGTGACACAGGGCCAACCGGATCCGTAGGTGACACAGGGCCAGCCGGACCCGTAGGTGACACAGGGCCAACAGGGCCAGTGGGTGACACAGGACCAGCCGGACCCGTAGGTGACACAGGGCCAGTGGGTGACACAGGACCAGCCGGACCCGTAGGTAACACAGGGCCAACAGGTCCAGTGGGTCCACAGGGTCCGACTGGAGTACGAGGTCCAGCAGGAGCGCAAGGCCCAGCAGGAGTGCAAGGCCCAGCAGGAGTGCAAGGCCCAGCAGGTGTAGCAGGTCCAGCAGGGGTACAAGGCCCAGCAGGTGTAGCAGGTCCAGCAGGAGTGCAAGGCCCAGCAGGTGTAGCGGGTGTAGCGGGCCCGGCAGGGGTACAGGGTCCAGCAGGTGTAGCGGGTCCAGCTGGAGTACAAGGTCCAGCGGGTGTAGCGGGTCCAGCGGGTCCCACAGGTCCCACGGGTGTTACAGGTGCCACAGGTGCTACAGGTCCTACGGGTCCATTACCATTGACGATTGCCATTCAGGTGGGTTCCAAACTCGATCAAAACGTTGCATCAGGTCATGGTATTGCATTCAATGAAGTCGTGTTTTCTAAAGGGGATGCGGAATTCATAGCGCCCCATAAAATTAAAATCAAAAAATCGGGTTATTATCTGGTGAGTTGGACTATTGGTCCTGATATGAACTCCCTACTTGTGGGCGTACCGATGAAATCAGCTCTTTACAGGGATGGGAATACTCTTGTGATGGAGAGAAGTTCTCTGGAGTCGGGGAATACCGTTTATGGGGAAGCTGTCATAGAGGTAAAAGATTCCCAGAATGCAACTGTTGAGGTTCGCAACACGGGCGAGACCCTACAATTGACTTCCGACTCTGGGGCTATGAATGCTTGGTTGACAGTGAGGTCGCTGTAGGGAAAACTTTTCATAGAAGGTACTGTTACACTCAGTTGGATGGGTTCGTAGGAATGTCCCCGTAGGTCTACCACAGGCCGCGGGGGCATGTTTTTTGTGGATCTTGGCCGCATATTGGACCTGGGGATTCAGTCTCGGGAGTGGGGGGTTGAACCATGTTTACATCTGCCTAGATTTGAATTCTATCCCACTGTATTCCAAGGTATTCTGGAGGGAATATATAGTAGGACACATACATTATTTTTATAAAATTTAAGTTTTATATGTTATAATCATGGGCAACTCACCCTTTATCGGGGGGACTAAGGGGCTGTCGAGATGAAAACAGGACTAAATTTTCCAAGGCCCACTTTTTCGGACGAAGTGAACATCATAAAAGAAAAATTAGGAACCACAAAATCAGATGGAATGAGTTATATTCCTAGAGTCCATTGCCAACCGTTCATCCCCGGGAATCATGTGTTTCTGTGAGGATTCGGGAAACCTGGGACAAAAATTGGTGAAAGCAGGATTAGACTAAGGAACGAAAAATAAAACACGGCATCTTTGGTTTAGGGGAAGTTGAATCCGTTATGAAAACCCAACGATGGAAATGTATCTACTGCAGGAACAAATTCAACTATGTGCATGTATTTTTTGTAAAAGTAAATAAATATACATATCTTTGTATGTAAATGTTTTCATTAACGGCAGTACTAGTCAGCAGCGAAAGCAGAAAGGTTACATGGAATATCGGTGAGAACAGGTTATATCCTATTTTTGATGAATTTCTTTCTAAAAAGAGAGAAGATCCCGAGGAAAAGGCTATCAGGAAAGCCAAGGAACAGGGACGTTGTGGACTATCGGTATGGATGATACATCGACGAGGGGAGGTAAGGACTGCGCAAGCTATATCGTATGATATAAAACTGGGGTCCGTATTGGCTGTGATAAAGGGCCGAAACTATTAGGAACTTGATTCGTCGGTTATTGCTATGGTCCGAGCCCAAACTTATGCCAAGTTTGCTCTATCGGAATTCCCCAATGCGCTTGTTGTGTTGTGTGTCAAGAAGTCGTTCAAGAGATGAAGGTTGCTCGGCCCTTCGTAACCGGCTGATAGGTAGCAGGTTACAAACTGCCTAGTGCTGCTGGGGTAAAGTGCCCTGGTTGTGAGCGATCTAGGAAAAGGCAGGGCATGACCCTGTCAGGTGGGAATCGGGGAAATCAGCGAAAGCGAACCGTTCGAAGACGCATCGAAAGGCGTAGTCCATGTCAAAACCGAGGTGGGGCACTAACGTCGGGATAAACCGTGAGGGACGACCTATCTTCTGCCCTGGTGGCATGCGGTGTACAGGCGGGATGTGTGTCAAGAAGTCGTTCAAGAGATGAAGGTTGCTCGGCCCTTCGTAACCGGCTGATAGGTAGCAGGTTACAAACCGCCTAGTGCTGTGTGTCAAGAAGTCGTTCAAGAGATGAAGGTTGCTCGGCCCTTCGTAACCGGCTGGTAGGTAGCAGGTTACAAACTGCCTAGTGCTGCTGGGGTAAAGTGCCCTGGTTGTGAGCGATCTAGGAAAAGGCAGGGCATGACCCTGTCAGGTGGGAATCGGGGAGATCAGCGAAAGCGAACCGTTCGAAGACGCATCGAAAGGCGTAGTCCATGTCAAAACCGAGGTGGGGCACTAACGTCGGGATAAACCGTGGGGGACGACCTATCTTCTGCCCCGGTGGCATGCGGTGTACAGGCGGGATGAACCCGATTTAGGCTCTTGGTCGGAACTTGAGAGATCGTCGTACGGCGTCCGGCTGTCGCCAGATGGAAAGACCGAGGATAAACCGAGGTTCCGTGCACGAAGTCGGATCAGCTCATAGTAGTGTGGAAGCTTCTGTAATGGGAGTGGAGCGAAGGGGCTGACTCATCCTGAGGAGGACAGTAAAATGAAACTTTAGTGGGAGATCCGCTGGAGGAGATCACTGGAACCTCGGAGCAACATCCCTATAATCGAAGTATGACCTAAAGGGTCTGAAGATTGGGATGGGATGAGAAGAGCTGGATGATGCGAGAGTATCACGTCCAGTTCTGTGAGGGACTCGGCTGAAATGCCGGGTCTACTCGACGTGTGTCAAGAAGTCGTTCAAGAGATGAAGGTTGCTCGGCCCTTCGTAACCGGCTGGTAGGTAGCAGGTTACAAACTGCCTAGTGCTGCTGGGGTAAAGTGCCCTGGTTGTGAGCGATCTAGGAAAAGGCAGGGCATGACCCTGTCAGGTGGGAATCGGGGAGATCAGCGAAAGCGAACCGTTCGAAGACGCATCGAAAGGCGTAGTCCATGTCAAAACCGAGGTGGGGCACTAACGTCGGGATAAACCGTGGGGGACGACCTATCTTCTGCCCCGGTGGCATGCGGTGTACAGGCGGGATGAACCCGATTTAGGCTCTTGGTCGGAACTTGAGAGATCGTCGTACGGCGTCCGGCTGTCGCCAGATGGAAAGACCGAGGATAAACCGAGGTTCCGTGCACGAAGTCGGATCAGCTCATAGTAGTGTGGAAGCTTCTGTAATGGGAGTGGAGCGAAGGGGCTGACTCATCCTGAGGAGGACAGTAAAATGAAACTTTAGTGGGAGATCCGCTGGAGGAGATCACTGGAACCTCGGAGCAACATCCCTATAATCGAAGTATGACCTAAAGGGTCTGAAGATTGGGATGGGATGAGAAGAGCTGGATGATGCGAGAGTATCACGTCCAGTTCTGTGAGGGACTCGGCTGAAATGCCGGGTCTACTCGACGTGTGTCAAGAAGTCGTTCAAGAGATGAAGGTTGCTCGGCCCTTCGTAACCGGCTGGTAGGTAGCAGGTTACAAACTGCCTAGTGCTGCTGGGGTAAAGTGCCCTGGTTGTGAGCGATCTAGGAAAAGGCAGGGCATGACCCTGTCAGGTGGGAATCGGGGAGATCAGCGAAAGCGAACCGTTCGAAGACGCATCGAAAGGCGTAGTCCATGTCAAAACCGAGGTGGGGCACTAACGTCGGGATAAACCGTGGGGGACGACCTATCTTCTGCCCCGGTGGCATGCGGTGTACAGGCGGGATGAACCCGATTTAGGCTCTTGGTCGGAACTTGAGAGATCGTCGTACGGCGTCCGGCTGTCGCCAGATGGAAAGACCGAGGATAAACCGAGGTTCCGTGCACGAAGTCGGATCAGCTCATAGTAGTGTGGAAGCTTCTGTAATGGGAGTGGAGCGAAGGGGCTGACTCATCCTGAGGAGGACAGTAAAATGAAACTTTAGTGGGAGATCCGCTGGAGGAGATCACTGGAACCTCGGAGCAACATCCCTATAATCGAAGTATGACCTAAAGGGTCTGAAGATTGGGATGGGATGAGAAGAGCTGGATGATGCGAGAGTATCACGTCCAGTTCTGTGAGGGACTCGGCTGAAATGCCGGGTCTACTCGACGCTGGTGTGGAAACACCCCGGTGGTGAGCGATCTAGGAAAAGGCAGGGCATGACCCTGTCAGGTGGGAATCGGGGAGATCAGCGAAAGCGAACCAGCCGAAGACGCATCGAAAGGTATAGTCCATGTCAAAACCGATGTGGGTCCCGAACGTCGGGATGAACCGTGGGGGATGACCTATCTACTGCCCCGGTGGCATGCGGTGTTCAGGCGGGATGTGTGTCAAGAAGTCGTTCAAGAGATGAAGGTTGCTCGGCCCTTCGTAACCGGCTGATAGGTAGCAGGTTACAAACCGCCTAGTGCTGTGTGTCAAGAAGTCGTTCAAGAGATGAAGGTTGCTCGGCCCTTCGTAACCGGCTGGTAGGTAGCAGGTTACAAACTGCCTAGTGCTGCTGGGGTAAAGTGCCCTGGTTGTGAGCGATCTAGGAAAAGGCAGGGCATGACCCTGTCAGGTGGGAATCGGGGAGATCAGCGAAAGCGAACCGTTCGAAGACGCATCGAAAGGCGTAGTCCATGTCAAAACCGAGGTGGGGCACTAACGTCGGGATAAACCGTGGGGGACGACCTATCTTCTGCCCCGGTGGCATGCGGTGTACAGGCGGGATGAACCCGATTTAGGCTCTTGGTCGGAACTTGAGAGATCGTCGTACGGCGTCCGGCTGTCGCCAGATGGAAAGACCGAGGATAAACCGAGGTTCCGTGCACGAAGTCGGATCAGCTCATAGTAGTGTGGAAGCTTCTGTAATGGGAGTGGAGCGAAGGGGCTGACTCATCCTGAGGAGGACAGTAAAATGAAACTTTAGTGGGAGATCCGCTGGAGGAGATCACTGGAACCTCGGAGCAACATCCCTATAATCGAAGTATGACCTAAAGGGTCTGAAGATTGGGATGGGATGAGAAGAGCTGGATGATGCGAGAGTATCACGTCCAGTTCTGTGAGGGACTCGGCTGAAATGCCGGGTCTACTCGACGTGTGTCAAGAAGTCGTTCAAGAGATGAAGGTTGCTCGGCCCTTCGTAACCGGCTGGTAGGTAGCAGGTTACAAACTGCCTAGTGCTGCTGGGGTAAAGTGCCCTGGTTGTGAGCGATCTAGGAAAAGGCAGGGCATGACCCTGTCAGGTGGGAATCGGGGAGATCAGCGAAAGCGAACCGTTCGAAGACGCATCGAAAGGCGTAGTCCATGTCAAAACCGAGGTGGGGCACTAACGTCGGGATAAACCGTGGGGGACGACCTATCTTCTGCCCCGGTGGCATGCGGTGTACAGGCGGGATGAACCCGATTTAGGCTCTTGGTCGGAACTTGAGAGATCGTCGTACGGCGTCCGGCTGTCGCCAGATGGAAAGACCGAGGATAAACCGAGGTTCCGTGCACGAAGTCGGATCAGCTCATAGTAGTGTGGAAGCTTCTGTAATGGGAGTGGAGCGAAGGGGCTGACTCATCCTGAGGAGGACAGTAAAATGAAACTTTAGTGGGAGATCCGCTGGAGGAGATCACTGGAACCTCGGAGCAACATCCCTATAATCGAAGTATGACCTAAAGGGTCTGAAGATTGGGATGGGATGAGAAGAGCTGGATGATGCGAGAGTATCACGTCCAGTTCTGTGAGGGACTCGGCTGAAATGCCGGGTCTACTCGACGCTGGTGTGGAAACACCCCGGTGGTGAGCGATCTAGGAAAAGGCAGGGCATGACCCTGTCAGGTGGGAATCGGGGAGATCAGCGAAAGCGAACCAGCCGAAGACGCATCGAAAGGAATAGTCCATGTCAAAACCGATGTGGGTCCCGAACGTCGGGATGAACCGTGGGGGATGACCTATCTACTGCCCCGGTGGCATGCGGTGTTCAGGCGGGATGAACCCGATTTAGGCTCTTGATCGGAACTTGAGAGATCGTCGTACGGCGTCTGGCTGCCGCCAGATGGAAAGACCGAGGACAACCGAGGTCCCGTGCACGAAGTCGGATCAGCTCATAGTAGTGAGGAAGCTTCTGTAATGGAAGTGGAGCGAAGGGGCTGACTCATCCTGCGGAGGACAGTTAGATGAGAACTTTAGCGGGAGATCCGCTGGAGGAGATCAAACGACAACTTTAGTGGAGATCCACTATAGGAGGTCACTGGAACCTCGGAGCAACATCCCCAT includes the following:
- a CDS encoding helix-turn-helix domain-containing protein, which translates into the protein MSNHRGKPLLTNREREVFELLVQDKTTKEIAQKLFISEKTVRNHISNVMQKLNVKGRSQAVVELIRLEELEI
- a CDS encoding mucin 17-like protein, yielding MLPTGPAGPVSPTGPVSPTGPAGPVSPTGPVGPVSPTGPAGPVSPTDPVGPVSPTGPVSPTGPVSPTGPVGPVSPTDPVGPVSPTDPVGPVSPTGPVGPVSPTGPVGPVSPTDPVGPVSPTGPAGPVSPTGPVSPTGPVGPVSPTGPVGPVSPTGPAGPVSPTGPVGPVSPTGPAGPVSPTGPVGPVSPTGPVGPVSPTGPVGPVSPTGPAGPVSPTGPVSPTGPVSPTGPTGPVSPTGPVSPTGPVGPVSPTDPVGPVSPTDPVGPVSPTGPVGPVSPTGPVGPVSPTDPVGPVSPTGPAGPVSPTGPVSPTGPVSPTGPTGPVSPTGPVSPTGPVGPVSPTDPVGPVSPTGPAGPVSPTDPVGPVSPTDPVGPVSPTGPAGPVSPTGPVSPTGPVSPTGPAGPVSPTGPVSPTGPAGPVSPTGPTGPVSPTDPVGPVSPTGPVSPTGPASPVSPTGPAGPVSPTGPAGPVSPTGPAGPVSPTDPVGPVSPTGPAGPVSPTGPVGPVSPTGPAGPVSPTDPVGPVSPTGPAGPVSPTGPAGPVSPTGPAGPVSPTDPVGPVSPTGPVGPVSPTDPVGPVSPTGPAGPVSPTGPAGPVSPTGPVGPVSPTGPAGPVSPTGPTGPVSPTGPAGPVSPTGPTGPVSPTDPVGPVSPTGPVSPTGPAGPVSPTDPVGPVSPTGPVSPTGPAGPVSPTGPAGPVSPTGPAGPVSPTGPAGPVSPTDPVGPVSPTGPAGPVSPTGPVGPVSPTGPAGPVSPTDPVGPVSPTGPAGPVSPTGPAGPVSPTGPAGPVSPTDPVGPVSPTGPVGPVSPTDPVGPVSPTGPAGPVSPTGPAGPVSPTGPVGPVSPTGPAGPVSPTGPAGPVSPTGPAGPVSPTGPAGPVSPTGPAGPVSPTGPVGPVSPVGPVGPVSPTGPVGPVIWKESNSFTPATNISHRQASTSWSFLSETSRAKSSAFSLPGFSLINFEISLSMNFLLSL